Proteins encoded together in one Fibrobacter sp. UWR2 window:
- the carB gene encoding carbamoyl-phosphate synthase large subunit gives MKIEGIDKVLIIGSGPIVIGQACEFDYSGTQACKALREQGYKIVLVNSNPATIMTDPVMADATYIEPLNVARLTQIIEKERPQALLPNLGGQTGLNLACALNKAGVLDKYGVKVIGVNLDAIERGEDREVFKETMQKLGIDTPRSGICHSVEEAEKIVAEIGYPVVVRPAYTMGGAGGGFCYNVEELRTICSNGLELSMTHQCLIEESILGWEELEVEVVRDSKNQMIAICFIENIDPVGVHTGDSFCAAPFLTIDKKLEEELKEKAFKIVESIGVIGGTNVQFAHDPKTGRVVIIEINPRTSRSSALASKATGFPIALISAKLAAGLTLDQIPYWRDGSLEKYTPSGDYVVLKFARWAFEKFRGVDDCLGTQMKAVGEVMAIGKTYKETLQKAIRGLENGRSGLGFAKDFNKKSKEELLEMMKTASSERHFQMYEAIRKGATDEEIFAATYEKAYFVQQMRELVELEEEMLKTPGRLPSDELLIKAKKDGFSDKYIAKILGIREKDVRKKRTELGVVEGWCAVPVSGVENQFYYYSTYNCKDESTASTNPKKIMILGGGPNRIGQGIEFDYCCCHAAMALREMGYETIMVNCNPETVSTDYDTSDKLYFEPVSLEDVLQIYHKEKPAGVIVQFGGQTPLNIARALSDEGVKILGTSIDSIDIAEDRDLFRKMMDQLGIPMPESGMATNIDEALACVKQIGGYPVMIRPSFVLGGRGMEVIYDENMLREYVAKAVGVTPDRPLLIDRFLHNALECEADALSDGEHVYIPSVMEHVELAGVHSGDSACIIPPVTITKENLATIKDYTRKIAEALHVCGLMNMQYAIEDGKVFVLEANPRASRTVPLVSKVCNTQMARLATRLMLGAKLEDLKLKDKKFNHHGAKEAVFPFDKFPKVDPVLGPEMRSTGEVLGLSDDYALAYYKSQEAAGSFLPNEGAVLISLSDKVNLSEQAIEIGKEFQKLGFKIYATEGTAKFYEKAGVKCEVVNKIAEGRPNVLDIILNKQVNLIINTPWAKRDAIKDESAIRKAAIKYKVPYITTLAGAYNTVKGIAAARNGHGAVKSLQEYHASIEEV, from the coding sequence ATGAAGATTGAAGGCATCGACAAAGTCCTTATCATCGGTTCTGGCCCGATCGTGATCGGTCAGGCTTGCGAATTCGACTATTCCGGCACCCAGGCTTGTAAGGCCCTGCGCGAACAGGGTTACAAGATCGTGCTCGTGAACTCTAACCCGGCTACCATCATGACCGACCCGGTCATGGCCGATGCCACTTACATCGAACCGCTGAACGTCGCCCGCCTCACCCAGATCATCGAGAAGGAACGTCCGCAGGCCCTCCTCCCGAACTTGGGCGGCCAGACCGGCTTGAACCTCGCTTGCGCCCTCAACAAGGCCGGCGTGCTTGACAAGTACGGCGTGAAGGTCATCGGTGTGAACCTCGACGCTATCGAACGCGGCGAAGACCGTGAAGTCTTCAAGGAAACCATGCAGAAGCTCGGCATCGATACTCCGCGCTCCGGCATTTGCCACTCTGTGGAAGAAGCCGAAAAGATCGTGGCCGAAATCGGCTACCCGGTCGTCGTTCGCCCGGCTTACACCATGGGTGGTGCAGGCGGCGGTTTCTGCTACAACGTGGAAGAACTCCGCACCATTTGCTCTAACGGTCTTGAACTCTCCATGACGCACCAGTGCCTCATCGAAGAATCCATCCTCGGTTGGGAAGAGCTGGAAGTCGAAGTGGTTCGCGACTCCAAGAACCAGATGATCGCCATCTGCTTCATCGAAAACATCGACCCGGTGGGCGTGCATACCGGCGACTCCTTCTGCGCAGCCCCGTTCCTCACCATCGACAAGAAGCTCGAAGAAGAACTGAAGGAAAAGGCCTTCAAGATTGTGGAATCCATCGGCGTGATTGGCGGTACCAACGTGCAGTTCGCTCACGACCCGAAGACCGGCCGCGTGGTGATTATCGAAATCAACCCGCGTACCAGCCGCTCCTCTGCCCTTGCTTCCAAGGCTACCGGCTTCCCGATCGCTCTCATTTCTGCAAAGCTCGCCGCAGGCCTCACCCTCGACCAGATTCCGTACTGGCGCGATGGAAGCCTCGAAAAGTACACCCCGAGCGGTGACTACGTTGTGCTCAAGTTCGCTCGCTGGGCATTCGAAAAGTTCCGCGGCGTTGATGACTGCCTCGGCACCCAGATGAAGGCCGTGGGCGAAGTCATGGCTATCGGCAAGACCTACAAGGAAACCCTCCAGAAGGCTATCCGCGGCCTCGAAAACGGTCGCTCCGGCCTCGGCTTTGCGAAGGACTTCAACAAGAAGAGCAAGGAAGAACTCCTCGAAATGATGAAGACCGCTTCTTCCGAACGCCACTTCCAGATGTACGAAGCCATCCGTAAGGGTGCTACCGACGAAGAAATCTTTGCCGCCACCTACGAAAAGGCTTACTTCGTGCAGCAGATGCGCGAACTCGTGGAACTCGAAGAAGAAATGCTCAAGACTCCGGGTCGCCTGCCTTCCGACGAACTCCTCATCAAGGCCAAGAAGGACGGCTTCAGCGACAAGTACATCGCCAAGATTCTCGGCATCCGCGAGAAGGACGTGCGCAAGAAACGTACCGAACTCGGCGTGGTTGAAGGCTGGTGCGCAGTGCCGGTGAGCGGTGTGGAAAACCAGTTCTACTACTACAGCACCTACAACTGCAAGGACGAATCTACCGCTTCCACCAACCCGAAGAAGATCATGATCCTCGGCGGTGGCCCGAACAGAATCGGTCAGGGTATCGAATTCGACTACTGCTGCTGCCATGCTGCAATGGCTCTCCGCGAAATGGGTTACGAAACCATCATGGTGAACTGCAACCCCGAAACGGTTTCTACTGACTACGATACTTCCGACAAGCTGTACTTCGAACCGGTCAGCCTCGAAGACGTTCTCCAGATTTACCACAAGGAAAAGCCGGCTGGCGTGATCGTGCAGTTCGGTGGTCAGACCCCGCTGAACATTGCCCGCGCTTTGAGCGACGAAGGCGTCAAGATTCTCGGTACGAGCATCGATTCCATCGACATCGCCGAAGACCGTGACCTGTTCCGCAAGATGATGGACCAGCTCGGCATCCCGATGCCGGAAAGCGGCATGGCCACGAACATCGACGAAGCCCTCGCTTGCGTCAAGCAGATCGGTGGCTACCCGGTGATGATCCGCCCGAGCTTCGTGCTTGGCGGCCGCGGCATGGAAGTCATCTATGACGAAAACATGCTCCGCGAATACGTGGCGAAGGCCGTGGGCGTGACCCCGGACCGTCCGCTCCTCATCGACCGCTTCCTCCACAACGCTCTGGAATGCGAAGCCGACGCTCTCTCTGACGGCGAACACGTTTACATCCCGTCCGTGATGGAACACGTCGAACTTGCCGGTGTCCACTCCGGTGACTCCGCCTGCATTATCCCGCCGGTGACCATCACGAAGGAAAACCTCGCAACCATCAAGGATTACACCAGGAAGATTGCTGAAGCCCTCCACGTTTGCGGCCTCATGAACATGCAGTACGCCATCGAAGACGGCAAGGTGTTCGTGCTCGAAGCAAACCCGCGCGCTTCCCGCACGGTGCCTCTGGTCTCCAAGGTCTGTAACACGCAGATGGCCCGCCTCGCGACCCGTCTGATGCTCGGCGCGAAGCTCGAAGACCTCAAGCTCAAGGACAAGAAGTTCAACCACCACGGCGCCAAGGAAGCCGTGTTCCCCTTCGACAAGTTCCCGAAGGTGGACCCGGTTCTCGGCCCCGAAATGCGCTCCACCGGCGAAGTCCTCGGTCTCTCCGATGACTACGCCCTCGCTTACTACAAGAGCCAGGAAGCCGCAGGTTCCTTCCTCCCGAACGAAGGTGCCGTGTTGATTAGCCTCTCCGACAAGGTTAACTTGTCTGAACAGGCCATCGAAATCGGCAAGGAATTCCAGAAGCTCGGCTTCAAGATCTACGCAACCGAAGGCACCGCCAAGTTCTACGAGAAGGCCGGTGTCAAGTGCGAAGTGGTGAACAAGATTGCTGAAGGCCGCCCGAACGTCCTCGACATCATCCTGAACAAGCAGGTGAACCTCATCATCAACACGCCGTGGGCAAAGCGCGACGCCATCAAGGACGAAAGCGCCATCCGCAAGGCCGCCATCAAGTACAAGGTTCCTTACATCACGACGCTCGCCGGTGCCTACAACACCGTGAAGGGCATCGCCGCCGCCCGCAACGGCCACGGCGCTGTTAAATCTCTTCAGGAGTATCACGCTTCTATCGAAGAGGTGTAA